In one Mycobacterium sp. NBC_00419 genomic region, the following are encoded:
- a CDS encoding amidohydrolase family protein yields MTLTHDRAAPAAERIAVRCVDSDVHPVPRRGVIVDYIPEPWRSKYFLSHPIGEKIYYDAPDYAHAYAMRVDTFPDDGEFAGTDPDLMFRQLIMEAGADIAILEPLAFGARLPEAAQASAIATNLWIDEHWLSGANNWHQRWRGSISVAIEDPEGAAREIEKWAGHPLMSQILIKAEPRPSWGDPRYDPIWQAATKHDITVSCHLARGSFETLPIPPVGLPSYNHDFMVSYSLLAANQVMSLIFDGVFDRYPGLRIVLVEHAFNWILPLMWRMDAIYEARKNWVEIKRKPSEYVKDHIKFTTQPLDYPEDKTELLRAFEWMECEKILLFSSDYPHWTFDDPRWLVKHLPEHAREAVMFRNGIEVYKLPDTVPVLEGQTRVF; encoded by the coding sequence ATGACCCTGACCCATGATCGAGCGGCTCCGGCCGCAGAACGCATCGCGGTCCGCTGCGTTGATTCCGATGTTCATCCCGTGCCGCGGCGTGGCGTCATAGTCGACTACATCCCCGAGCCGTGGCGTTCGAAGTACTTCTTGTCGCATCCGATCGGCGAGAAGATCTACTACGACGCACCGGACTACGCCCACGCCTACGCCATGCGCGTGGACACCTTCCCCGACGACGGCGAGTTCGCCGGCACCGACCCGGACCTGATGTTCCGCCAGTTGATCATGGAGGCCGGCGCCGATATCGCGATCCTGGAACCCCTGGCGTTCGGGGCGCGACTGCCCGAAGCGGCGCAAGCGTCCGCCATCGCCACCAACCTGTGGATCGACGAGCACTGGCTCAGTGGCGCGAACAACTGGCACCAGCGCTGGCGCGGGTCGATCTCGGTGGCCATCGAAGACCCCGAAGGCGCGGCCCGCGAGATCGAGAAGTGGGCCGGACATCCCTTGATGTCGCAGATCCTGATCAAGGCCGAACCCCGCCCGTCCTGGGGTGACCCGCGCTACGACCCGATCTGGCAGGCGGCCACCAAGCACGACATCACTGTGAGCTGTCATCTAGCCCGCGGCTCATTCGAGACACTGCCGATTCCGCCGGTGGGCTTGCCCAGCTACAACCACGACTTCATGGTCAGCTACTCGCTGCTGGCCGCCAACCAGGTGATGAGCCTGATCTTCGACGGCGTCTTCGACCGCTACCCGGGCCTGCGAATCGTGTTGGTAGAGCACGCATTCAACTGGATCCTGCCGCTGATGTGGCGGATGGATGCGATCTACGAAGCCCGCAAGAACTGGGTGGAGATCAAGCGCAAGCCCAGCGAGTACGTCAAGGACCACATCAAGTTCACCACCCAGCCGCTGGACTACCCCGAAGACAAGACCGAGCTGCTGCGGGCCTTCGAGTGGATGGAATGCGAGAAGATCCTGCTGTTCTCCTCGGACTATCCGCACTGGACGTTCGATGACCCGCGCTGGCTGGTCAAGCACCTACCCGAACACGCCCGCGAGGCGGTCATGTTCCGCAACGGCATCGAGGTCTACAAACTTCCCGACACCGTCCCGGTTCTGGAGGGCCAGACGCGCGTCTTCTAG